One window of Amaranthus tricolor cultivar Red isolate AtriRed21 chromosome 11, ASM2621246v1, whole genome shotgun sequence genomic DNA carries:
- the LOC130827647 gene encoding receptor like protein kinase S.2, whose protein sequence is MPLSHLCYILPTEPEPDPGPNPKPEMVGEVHGTGIKKRRRMNIHDQILCVLRRSLRHICCKNNTQMEPEEKGMFHDIKGIELGDCVKMESNLPNPKVFTYAELYIGTNGFSPEMVLGSGGFGRVFKAVLPSDGTEVAVKCLLNHNKSSSHDSHPHIDKTFAAELVAVAHLRHRNLVRLRGWCVHESQLLLVYDYMVNRSLDRVLFNSSVNPFLDFQKRAQIVLGLAAALFYLHEQLETQIIHRDVKTSNVMLDSHYNARLGDFGLARWLEHDRIESPSPCHHPSIRTLLSSSRRSSEHDQFRLTETSRIGGTIGYLPPESFQKRYVATAKSDVFSFGIVALEVACGRRAVDLTVPDDKIILLDWVRRLADDGSLLLAADPRLPKKSYQVHDLERLIHLGLLCTVHNPKSRPSVKWVLDALCGNMFGKLPSLPCFRAHPLYISLSSNSSSDSSKHNATPNSTNTTASVSSILTIYITSMGKTVFVTAEGITDSKEASFDTDTDVNATKKDIVPVKYPSYTEVKSSMSVNCSFPIPMVATPRDISYAEIVSATNNFSDSHRVAEVDFGTAYKGFLDDHHHVLVKRLGMKTCPALRTRFLTELQNLGRLRHRNLVQLRGWCMEQGEMLVVYDYLASRLLTHLLFHNTRCKVLQWPHRYSIIAALASAIVYLHEEWDEQVIHRNITSSSIIVDVDMNPRLTSFALAEFLTRNEHGHHVANGNNSVRGIFGYMSPEYMESGEANTAADVYSFGVVVLEMVSGQMAVDFRHPEVLLVKRVREYEATGRPLEGLADPQLGGEYEPQEFVRLLKLGLACTHSDPRLRPSMRQITSILDGNSSCIFQGCMEAIEEWKQANSYSMSLIRRIQALGIH, encoded by the coding sequence ATGCCTCTTAGTCATCTCTGCTACATTCTCCCTACCGAGCCCGAGCCCGATCCCGGGCCCAATCCCAAGCCCGAGATGGTGGGTGAAGTTCATGGCACTGGCATCAAGAAGAGGAGGAGGATGAACATCCATGATCAAATACTGTGTGTGCTGCGAAGATCACTGCGGCACATATGCTGCAAGAACAACACACAGATGGAACCGGAAGAAAAAGGAATGTTCCATGACATAAAAGGAATAGAATTGGGAGATTGTGTCAAAATGGAGAGCAACCTACCAAACCCAAAAGTGTTTACTTATGCAGAGCTTTATATAGGAACTAATGGTTTCAGCCCGGAGATGGTGTTGGGAAGTGGGGGCTTTGGCCGGGTTTTCAAGGCTGTATTACCGAGTGACGGTACTGAGGTTGCTGTCAAGTGTTTGCTCAACCATAATAAGTCATCATCACATGATTCACATCCTCACATAGACAAAACATTTGCTGCTGAGTTGGTTGCTGTCGCGCATTTGCGTCATAGGAATCTGGTTCGGTTGAGGGGTTGGTGCGTGCACGAGTCTCAGTTGCTTCTTGTGTATGATTACATGGTTAACCGGAGTCTTGACAGGGTCTTGTTCAACTCGAGCGTTAACCCTTTTCTCGATTTTCAAAAACGGGCTCAAATTGTGTTGGGTTTGGCTGCAGCTTTGTTTTATCTGCACGAGCAGCTCGAGACTCAGATCATCCATAGGGATGTCAAAACCAGCAATGTGATGCTCGACTCCCATTATAATGCTCGCCTTGGAGACTTTGGCCTTGCTCGTTGGCTCGAGCACGACCGGATAGAGTCCCCTTCTCCATGCCACCACCCTAGTATTCGTACGCTCCTTTCTTCGTCCAGGAGATCTTCTGAGCATGATCAATTTCGGCTTACAGAAACCAGTCGAATTGGCGGGACTATAGGGTATCTGCCCCCAGAAAGCTTCCAGAAGCGCTACGTTGCCACTGCCAAGTCAGACGTTTTCAGCTTTGGGATTGTGGCCTTGGAAGTTGCCTGTGGCAGGCGTGCTGTCGATCTCACTGTTCCTGATGATAAAATCATACTATTGGATTGGGTTCGGAGATTGGCAGATGACGGCAGCCTGTTGCTTGCTGCAGATCCTCGACTACCTAAGAAATCTTATCAGGTTCATGACTTGGAGCGTTTGATTCATCTGGGACTTCTTTGCACCGTGCACAATCCCAAATCCCGCCCTTCGGTCAAGTGGGTTTTGGATGCTCTTTGCGGAAATATGTTTGGCAAACTTCCATCGCTACCTTGTTTCAGGGCTCATCCTCTGTATATCTCCTTGTCCAGCAACAGTTCCTCAGACTCGAGCAAACATAATGCCACACCCAACTCTACTAATACTACTGCCTCAGTGTCATCTATTCTCACCATCTATATTACATCCATGGGAAAAACCGTATTTGTGACAGCCGAAGGTATTACTGACAGCAAAGAGGCCTCTTTCGATACAGACACGGACGTAAACGCCACGAAAAAAGACATTGTGCCTGTAAAATACCCATCTTATACAGAGGTAAAAAGCAGTATGTCTGTCAACTGCTCATTTCCCATTCCTATGGTTGCCACACCAAGAGACATATCGTACGCAGAGATAGTTTCCGCAACCAACAATTTTTCAGATAGTCATAGAGTGGCAGAGGTTGATTTCGGGACAGCTTACAAGGGCTTCTTGGATGACCATCATCATGTCCTGGTGAAGCGGCTTGGAATGAAGACGTGTCCAGCCCTACGGACTAGGTTCTTAACGGAGCTTCAGAATTTGGGAAGGCTTCGCCATCGCAACCTAGTACAATTGCGTGGATGGTGCATGGAGCAGGGAGAAATGCTGGTGGTCTACGATTACTTAGCTAGTCGCCTGCTCACCCACCTGCTGTTCCATAATACCCGCTGCAAGGTCCTCCAATGGCCTCACCGTTATAGTATCATTGCAGCCCTTGCATCGGCAATTGTGTACCTGCACGAGGAGTGGGACGAACAAGTAATACATAGAAACATCACATCGTCTTCCATAATTGTCGATGTAGACATGAATCCTAGGCTTACCAGTTTTGCACTTGCGGAGTTCTTGACCCGAAACGAGCATGGACATCATGTGGCCAACGGCAACAATTCAGTTCGGGGGATCTTCGGGTACATGTCCCCCGAGTATATGGAGTCTGGAGAAGCAAATACAGCTGCTGATGTTTACAGCTTTGGCGTGGTGGTGCTTGAGATGGTCAGTGGCCAGATGGCTGTCGACTTTCGGCACCCTGAGGTGCTTTTAGTCAAGAGGGTTCGCGAGTATGAAGCGACAGGAAGGCCTTTAGAAGGGCTGGCAGATCCACAATTGGGTGGGGAGTATGAGCCTCAGGAATTTGTAAGACTCTTGAAACTGGGGCTGGCTTGTACACATTCCGACCCACGTTTACGACCTAGTATGAGACAAATCACGAGCATACTCGATGGGAACAGTTCTTGCATCTTCCAAGGGTGTATGGAGGCAATTGAAGAATGGAAACAAGCTAATTCTTATTCCATGTCATTGATTAGAAGAATCCAAGCATTAGGAATCCATTGA
- the LOC130827648 gene encoding PWWP domain-containing protein 5-like, producing the protein MQSDVVPDDFPNNNVVNSEINDTHAVSMNETLAQDKGLGRENESQVMQVDHDGEGNSGVVSEILSGKREGKGSGNDLGMVVVQEKFNSSAQNLVLESVNDDKYGNESKSESEKAAIFSASEVDLDVENRAVVSDNDGKDGEKSKGFYPSDLVWGKVRSHPWWPGQIFEPGDASDKARKYSKSKGYLIGYFGDQTFAWNSEAKLKSFAPNFSQMVKQTNMEAFHHAVGCVLDEISRRVEFGLSCRCIVDDVYNRLKTQVVENTGIREKSRIREGGDRFFSASSFEPLNFLGYVKDLALGSCTNVDKLERVVARAQTSAFYRWKGIYHLAEFGLLMGYVNNEAGIMVEDDNRVLKRKKTSGDTGRSTEKAKNLSDLIGKSSVSKKIDEETKKNARSKSVASSIRKRKKVDLLPDDSKVKETSAQRTDTLQSRATNPSFRVGESILKVAGRLNQRSPLLKLDGSSKGKPMNDEGNSKLYDKHNPEYVSVDVVLVQLHLAATEPFEKHDLLSKMVNFISHFRNSVVPDSELLQKLEDSGDEGAVGKPKEGSTGSDPAEMADPEAVKNACCSDMFISAPERKVSSSGVKMAVVDGVSGCSQETDSTVSCPRKLIQSDNGASEQEDSPTALTLKFSDLDSIPSEAKLNKIFSHFGSLKESETEVLTKKSCARVVFKRRSDAETAFSSSGKFEIFGPSLVCYRLNDATSPHKSASVEPKRRKKLNFQ; encoded by the coding sequence ATGCAATCCGACGTTGTTCCTGATGATTTCCCTAACAACAATGTCGTTAATTCCGAAATTAATGATACACATGCTGTTTCAATGAACGAAACCCTAGCTCAGGATAAGGGTTTGGGTAGAGAGAATGAATCACAAGTTATGCAGGTTGATCATGATGGAGAGGGAAATTCTGGGGTGGTTTCAGAGATTTTGAGTGGTAAGAGAGAAGGAAAGGGTTCTGGGAATGATTTAGGAATGGTAGTTGTTCAGGAGAAATTCAATTCTTCTGCACAAAATTTAGTTCTAGAATCTGTTAATGATGACAAATATGGTAATGAATCGAAATCAGAGTCGGAGAAAGCTGCCATTTTTAGTGCTTCTGAGGTTGATCTTGATGTCGAAAATCGAGCTGTCGTGAGTGATAATGATGGGAAAGATGGTGAAAAGAGTAAAGGGTTTTACCCATCTGATTTAGTTTGGGGCAAAGTAAGGAGTCATCCATGGTGGCCGGGTCAGATATTTGAACCCGGGGATGCATCTGATAAGGCTAGGAAATATTCTAAGTCAAAGGGTTATTTAATTGGTTACTTTGGGGATCAAACTTTTGCTTGGAATAGTGAGGCAAAGTTGAAATCATTTGCCCCAAATTTCTCTCAAATGGTTAAACAGACAAATATGGAAGCTTTTCATCATGCTGTTGGTTGTGTTTTGGATGAGATTTCGAGGCGAGTGGAGTTTGGCCTTTCGTGTCGATGTATTGTTGATGATGTTTATAACAGGTTGAAAACTCAGGTTGTTGAAAATACCGGAATACGAGAAAAATCGAGGATTCGAGAGGGAGGGGATCGGTTTTTTAGTGCATCATCGTTTGAGCCGTTGAATTTTCTTGGTTATGTTAAGGATTTGGCACTAGGGTCTTGTACTAATGTTGACAAGCTAGAACGGGTGGTTGCACGAGCTCAAACGTCTGCGTTTTATAGGTGGAAGGGTATTTATCATCTAGCTGAATTTGGATTGCTGATGGGGTATGTGAATAATGAGGCTGGAATCATGGTGGAAGATGATAACAGGGTGTTGAAAAGGAAGAAAACGTCTGGTGATACAGGTCGTTCGACAGAAAAAGCTAAGAACTTGTCTGACTTGATTGGTAAATCTAGTGTATCTAAGAAAATCGATGaagaaaccaaaaaaaatgCTAGGAGTAAGTCTGTCGCATCGTCTATCAGGAAACGAAAGAAGGTTGATTTGCTTCCCGATGACTCGAAAGTAAAGGAAACTAGCGCACAGAGAACAGATACTTTACAATCCAGAGCAACAAACCCGTCTTTTCGAGTTGGAGAAAGTATTCTTAAAGTTGCTGGTCGGCTTAACCAACGATCGCCTTTACTAAAACTTGACGGGTCATCTAAAGGGAAACCCATGAATGATGAAGGTAACAGCAAGCTATATGATAAACACAATCCTGAGTATGTTTCTGTTGATGTAGTTCTTGTGCAGCTGCACTTGGCTGCTACTGAACCTTTCGAAAAACACGATTTGTTGAGTAAAATGGTCAATTTCATTTCCCATTTTAGAAATTCAGTTGTTCCTGACAGTGAGCTCTTGCAGAAGCTTGAGGATTCTGGGGACGAAGGTGCGGTTGGCAAGCCGAAGGAAGGTTCTACAGGATCAGATCCTGCTGAAATGGCTGACCCAGAAGCAGTAAAAAATGCTTGTTGCTCGGACATGTTCATCAGTGCCCCTGAGCGGAAAGTTTCCTCGAGTGGTGTCAAGATGGCGGTAGTAGATGGAGTTTCGGGTTGTTCACAAGAGACAGACTCGACAGTCTCCTGCCCTCGGAAGCTCATCCAATCTGACAATGGTGCATCGGAACAGGAAGATTCGCCTACAGCTTTAACACTGAAATTCAGCGACTTGGATTCGATTCCATCAGAAGCTAAGCTAAACAAGATATTCAGCCACTTTGGTTCTTTAAAGGAATCAGAGACTGAAGTATTAACCAAAAAAAGCTGTGCTAGAGTAGTGTTTAAGAGACGTTCGGATGCTGAAACAGCATTCAGTAGTTCAGGAAAGTTCGAAATATTCGGACCTTCACTCGTTTGTTATCGGCTTAATGATGCTACATCGCCACATAAATCCGCGTCTGTTGAACCAAAACGTCGAAAGAAACTAAACTTTCAGTAA